Part of the Quercus robur chromosome 5, dhQueRobu3.1, whole genome shotgun sequence genome, TTTATGCACTTAAATCTCTTATTGCCctctattttatcaaaatttatctATTGGGCCATTCCAGTTGAGAATATGTTGTCTGAATGTGCTATATAACattgttcaattttcaattcttttgtttcttggctttgttttcaaattttatttaagtagTGGAAATGTGGCTTGATCACATTAAACTCTGTTTTCCAATagagtttgaatttgaaatgTTTTGGCATATGGTAGTTGTTTGGTATTTTTTTAGCATATGGTTTACATGCTTTTAGTGCTGATTGTGGACCTATTAACAATTTACTTTGTAGTTTCTACATTTATTCTTGTTTAGAATAAACTTGGGTGatactatatatataggttAACCAAATATTGTTGAGCTGTATGGGTGcattatttttgtcatttttgtcaatcaaatttaatatttatttctgGTATCTGTCCAGAATAGTTATACTGCAAAGGTGGAGGAACTTgtgaaaatcaaacaaaagcaGGACGAGGACAAAGCTGCAGCAAAACTGCATTCATTCAAGTTTGTATCATTAGATATCTACGATCTCTTTAACTGGTATAATTATTGTGGTTTTGAATTATATTTCTCTTGTTTTGGTCCAGTGCCAGTTGTAAGATAACTGAAGGTGCCATTACGTTATCAGAAAGAACTGAAAGGATGAAATCTCTCAGGTTTACACGTTCTGCAACAAAGGTATGATTGAAAAATGCCTATTCTTAATGTTTATTGCATATTGCAGAtgcttttcttttgatttatcaTTTTATCTTGAAGAAAGTATATGGAAATCTAACTTGAAAATGCTTTTAGAGTAGTGTTATAGCTGCCTTCTTCTTAATTCACAGTTTTTCTTGATTTATTTGGTATTGTTACTACAATTAACCTCCTCCCCATAGCTAGTTTCTCTCTGATACAAACCCATGGGTAAAACTCACTCTTGAAAACTAGCTTGTAAGGAAAGGTTGCCCAAGAGGTTATATACACATGGTTAAGCTTGCATTTAAGCCATGTGGGACACTTGATCGTaacacaaactctctctctctcagagttAGACAAatagtatttatatgtttttaatttcacaATCCTCAAATCTATTGAGAAGCCCATGCTGCTTGCTGGTTCTATATATAaggaaacaaaacaacacataaCTTCAGGGTTTTTTTAAGTCAATTGACTTCAACTACTGAAGCTtgcacatatttttttttaacctaatcCTTTCTTTAAGCCTAGACATGAATGTTATTCATACAGATAACTTCTAGTCATATGCTGAATCTGACTGTTTAAACGGttgaaatttcatatttatcctctttttcttatcaaaaaaaatttcatatttatccTCTCTATACTTTTGTACAAATGTCCTGCAGGTCAAATCACCAAGCACTGGGGAACAAATTGCTGTGCAGTATCCAGAAGTTGTTCTCTCTGTTGAGGTTTACCATAACTCACGGAAGTGGGCCAAGGTATATCTAATATCATTTTGAAAACAGTCAATGTTGGTCTCTATtggatgatttaaaaaaaaaaaaattaattaattaatttttttaaatgggtaaTGTACACATGCACTctatgggtcttgaacccacaacctcccCCTCCACCTAGCACTTCCAAGGGGACgaggtgccaattgagctaaAGCTCACTGGCTTTATTTGATGATTGTATTTGGATGCATTTAGGCAAGATCATTCAACTTCTTTCTatcttgggcttttgatatttgaattagATCATTGACCGGAAGAAAAATCGTCTATCAATTTATAGCTAATTTGCTATTTacatttttgtgaaattttttgtagacTCAAGAGTTTTTGGTCCTAGGACGACAAACCTTGACTGAACTGAGGGACAAAATCTATTGCTTAACTGACCAAATGATGCAGAAGGCTGGGCAGCATGATCCTTCTGGATATTTCCTTATAGAAGTAAGAAGCTCTATGCATTCACTGTTTGTTTTCATGAGGACGGTAGTTTGTTACCAAATCTAATAGAAGGCTAATTCTTTGTAGGATGTATTTTGTAACGATTTGAGGGATCCTTCTGCTATAGATTATAGCGAACCTATATTTGATTGGCTCAGAAACTCCAAGGATGAATCTCTTAAAAAATGGGAATGCATCATAACTGGGGAATTACAACAGAAGCAGAAAGCAATTGTAGGTGATGTAACAGGCCTGCGATTGCCTCACTTCAAAGCTGTTAACATGCACATGACACGGTTTTGTGATCTGAAGTTTCGACTTGGTGCTGGATATCTCTACTGTCACCAGGTACCATTTTCTGTTGCCACGTTTCATGATTTTGGTGGTAGAAAGTGGAAACAGTTTGTGTTCTTTGTGATTTTCCTTCAATATGCTGCACTGGTAAAAGAAATAGCTTCATGAAAATCGTATGTCATTATTTGTTAGTTCTGTCCTTGACGTCATGATGAACTGTGGAGTTGGCAAAGTTATCTTAGCATATGCATGGCTATTATAATTCTTTTGTTGGGAAATTTGGTACAGGGAAACTGCAAGCATACAATTGTGATAAGAGACATGAGGTTAATTCATCCAGAGGACGTGCACAACCGGGCTGGCTACCCAATAGTcttatttcaactaaaatttcGTGTTCAGAAATGCAATGTTTGTAAGATATATAGAGCTACGAAGGTCACAGTCAATGACAAGTGGGCCCTGAAGAATCCTTGTTATTTTTGTAAAGactgttattttcttcttcactaTGGTAAGGACGAGTCTCTACTGTACAGTGACTTCTCAGTGTACGATTATCTACATGATTAATTGCCGATGCCCTTCTGGGCATATGATAGTAAGAGGTATTTATGAACTATTGATTTATGTTATTGCTGTAATACATATGACACCCATCTATAATGGAATGAAATGGGTAAGGTAAAGCCAAACTACTCAGAAATGTATCATGGATCTCAACAGTAGCTGAAGTATacatctacatttttttttttgagaaacctatACATCTAcattaagaagaaaagaaatggaatTGACTACTAAACTCACGTGAGAGCTAAGTTTGTCTTATTCTGTTTTATTACTCTGCAAGGTCATAACATTGTAAAGAATGCTATTGCTGCAATAAAAAACCAATTGAACCTGAGAAAGCGAGAATGAttccacctttttcaaaaaaagaaaattatcttaCATCTGGGTTCAAACTCCCATACTGGAGTAAGGACATGAGTATAACACAGTGACAtgagtaatttttgaaaaattagaactTGAAATGATCAGTATGGTGACAtgagtaatttttgaaaaattagaactTAAAATGATCAGTATGACACCATTATGACATGGGTATGACATGAATACAGTACCCTAAATGAAGTATTCGTACTTTTTAGGTAGTAGTAGTTGGTTTAGAGACCGTTGgactttctaaatttttttttaatagtttaatgTCATCTTCTCCAATTATAATTGGtttcaaaaacattgaaataCTTGTTTACTTACATCTACCTACTGCACTATTGGCTGTGAGGAAACCAACTGAAAccttaatttgttttaatagAATTGCTGTTGCATCTACTCAAGTTGTTTTAGTATCTAGGATGATAGTCACCTTAAGCAAAACCAACATGAGTTACAGTCGATATTTGTACGACAACATGAGGTATGattcaataaatttaaatcCTTAATTGTAATGGTAAATCTTGGGTAAGTAATAGTATCTTGTACATATTTTCTCAGCAGTGTTTGGGAGTAGAAGGCCAGTCAATTTAACCAGAATCAACATTGGTCCTGGATGACCGAAATCATCATCTAATGGATGCTGCTTCGTATAGATATCATcacataaaaattttgttggaCAACTTTTGGATCAATTTAAAGTCTGTAGCCATGTAAATGCTTAGCCCATCTTCTAGCCATGTGAGGATCATGGTAATCCCAACTTTCAACACTACTAGTTCTCCCTCCAATGCTCACATCCCTCCCTCCACTTTCTGTAGCATTACTTTTGTCCCCTATACCCACTACAGTTTCCCCTGTTCTGATGCATTCATCAACCTCGCCCTCAATGTAGGTATATCCTACATAAACATGTCCATACTTTTCCAAGTCTAATAAGATCCTCTTTTCATCACCACCTTTTAGCTCTCCGATCCTTATAATTCCGCAGTTAACGTCCTCCCCAATTCTCAACTGGATATCTCTAATAACACCTCCCAGCAGTCTTGATAGGAACTGTTCAAACTCGTGCATGACGAACCCATTTGAAGTGCCAAATCCAAACCCTACATGAAACCGATGGATTGGAATGGGCACTTCCATGTTGAAGGCATGGTAAGATCGTGTTGGACTATCAGACAGATGCAGGATACGTGACTCTGGATTTTTGTGGGCGCGATCTTCAAGTATCTTGATCGCTTTCTTTAGTCCTTCAAGAGGATCTGCTTGCCCTGTGTAGAAAAGACGATCAATGACTTGTAGTGCAGTTCGCTTCCCATAGGATGTCATGCGCCTAAGGGGAAAGACACGTGCTGCAGTTGATGAGTAAGCAACGATGGCTAAACGATCAATAGGTCGAAGGGAGAAAACCACCAATGCCATTGCTTGCTTGAGAAGCCTTAGGTGTGGTCCATTGGGGCTCGCAACCAGGACCAAGTCGGTTGCTTGTTGCTGTGCCAATTTTACTGAAAGAAAAGCTCTCTTTGAGGAGGTGCACATGAGATAAGGTGCTTGCCCAGTTGGTGCTTGTAGTAGTGATGAGGAACTGCATGTCAATTGATGTAGGGACGGATGGTATGGGTAGGAGCTACGACTAGCCATTTGCATGGATGGACGA contains:
- the LOC126726830 gene encoding snRNA-activating protein complex subunit isoform X2, with amino-acid sequence MEEEIEGRRELSNSIPRGGPIYVPNLVGPLSSVPNFESSLLLQLQNLEAEICTSDSSQPLDEDISVDELKILSEGELVDMAMKEALQGENHDCPSQPSQEPAREKRVYRRRSRNKNESPESITRGENVSSPLETSSGSPSASGCIENNNSRKRKKRKANNHAIENSYTAKVEELVKIKQKQDEDKAAAKLHSFNASCKITEGAITLSERTERMKSLRFTRSATKVKSPSTGEQIAVQYPEVVLSVEVYHNSRKWAKTQEFLVLGRQTLTELRDKIYCLTDQMMQKAGQHDPSGYFLIEDVFCNDLRDPSAIDYSEPIFDWLRNSKDESLKKWECIITGELQQKQKAIVGDVTGLRLPHFKAVNMHMTRFCDLKFRLGAGYLYCHQGNCKHTIVIRDMRLIHPEDVHNRAGYPIVLFQLKFRVQKCNVCKIYRATKVTVNDKWALKNPCYFCKDCYFLLHYGKDESLLYSDFSVYDYLHD
- the LOC126726830 gene encoding snRNA-activating protein complex subunit isoform X1 codes for the protein MEEEIEGRRELSNSIPRGGPIYVPNLVGPLSSVPNFESSLLLQLQNLEAEICTSDSSQPLDEDISVDELKILSEGELVDMAMKEALQQGENHDCPSQPSQEPAREKRVYRRRSRNKNESPESITRGENVSSPLETSSGSPSASGCIENNNSRKRKKRKANNHAIENSYTAKVEELVKIKQKQDEDKAAAKLHSFNASCKITEGAITLSERTERMKSLRFTRSATKVKSPSTGEQIAVQYPEVVLSVEVYHNSRKWAKTQEFLVLGRQTLTELRDKIYCLTDQMMQKAGQHDPSGYFLIEDVFCNDLRDPSAIDYSEPIFDWLRNSKDESLKKWECIITGELQQKQKAIVGDVTGLRLPHFKAVNMHMTRFCDLKFRLGAGYLYCHQGNCKHTIVIRDMRLIHPEDVHNRAGYPIVLFQLKFRVQKCNVCKIYRATKVTVNDKWALKNPCYFCKDCYFLLHYGKDESLLYSDFSVYDYLHD
- the LOC126726830 gene encoding snRNA-activating protein complex subunit isoform X3; its protein translation is MIVPHSLHKSRRERNEFIAGDHAIKMNPQKALPEEKMFHLLWRPQVDLLQQVVALKITTQGREKKERRIIMPLNYTAKVEELVKIKQKQDEDKAAAKLHSFNASCKITEGAITLSERTERMKSLRFTRSATKVKSPSTGEQIAVQYPEVVLSVEVYHNSRKWAKTQEFLVLGRQTLTELRDKIYCLTDQMMQKAGQHDPSGYFLIEDVFCNDLRDPSAIDYSEPIFDWLRNSKDESLKKWECIITGELQQKQKAIVGDVTGLRLPHFKAVNMHMTRFCDLKFRLGAGYLYCHQGNCKHTIVIRDMRLIHPEDVHNRAGYPIVLFQLKFRVQKCNVCKIYRATKVTVNDKWALKNPCYFCKDCYFLLHYGKDESLLYSDFSVYDYLHD
- the LOC126726829 gene encoding E3 ubiquitin-protein ligase WAV3-like, coding for MGEGGGGGGGTTSKLRKAAWKVVVAAAYACGSLSLSRSSKALMDLHSISDSSSVSPTKAKNISLGDDIAEWSNHNNNALASKSLCAICLDPLSNNSRDSSPGQAIFTAQCSHSFHFTCISSNVRHGSVTCPICRAHWTQLPRSLNTPCASLSSCNQNDPILQILDDSIATFRVHRRSFLRSARYDDDDPIEPDHLPNCPRLSLSLIPIPSGAPPSFRPSMQMASRSSYPYHPSLHQLTCSSSSLLQAPTGQAPYLMCTSSKRAFLSVKLAQQQATDLVLVASPNGPHLRLLKQAMALVVFSLRPIDRLAIVAYSSTAARVFPLRRMTSYGKRTALQVIDRLFYTGQADPLEGLKKAIKILEDRAHKNPESRILHLSDSPTRSYHAFNMEVPIPIHRFHVGFGFGTSNGFVMHEFEQFLSRLLGGVIRDIQLRIGEDVNCGIIRIGELKGGDEKRILLDLEKYGHVYVGYTYIEGEVDECIRTGETVVGIGDKSNATESGGRDVSIGGRTSSVESWDYHDPHMARRWAKHLHGYRL